From the Excalfactoria chinensis isolate bCotChi1 chromosome 1, bCotChi1.hap2, whole genome shotgun sequence genome, one window contains:
- the LOC140263119 gene encoding glioma pathogenesis-related protein 1-like yields the protein MISRFFTCVLALLHFCLPSGSYQPETLPDIGDAEFIEECVRTHNRFRSGVKPPASNMLYMSWDPDLAKTARGWAKRCEFKHNIYLQEPGQAHPRFTPVGENLWTGSLSIFSVQEAITSWYKEVTDYEYNDNSCRKVCGHYTQVVWAQSYKVGCAVHFCPTVSYFSGTNAAHFICNYGPAGNYRRHPYETGAACSKCNGEQCTDNLCRNTERDKVISNSRWHPAWDRPACDEFCISVVVLRLLLLILTIVATWILPKYWSIVPATK from the exons ATGATAAGCAGATTTTTCACTTGTGTGCTGGCTTTATTGcatttctgccttccttctggCTCCTATCAACCGGAGACATTACCTGATATTGGAGATGCAGAGTTTATTGAGGAATGTGTGAGAACGCACAACAGATTCCGGTCTGGAGTGAAGCCCCCAGCCAGCAACATGCTGTACATG agttgGGACCCAGATTTGGCAAAGACTGCGAGAGGTTGGGCAAAGAGATGCGAGTTCAAACATAACATATACCTCCAGGAGCCAGGGCAGGCTCACCCCAGATTTACCCCTGTTGGAGAAAATCTCTGGACTGGCtcactttctattttttcagTGCAAGAAGCCATCACCTCTTGGTACAAAGAGGTCACAGACTATGAATATAATGACAATAGCTGTAGAAAAGTATGTGGCCATTACACACAG GTCGTTTGGGCTCAAAGCTACAAGGTTGGCTGTGCTGTTCACTTCTGTCCTACAGTGTCATACTTCTCAGGAACCAACGCAGCACATTTCATCTGCAACTATGGGCCAGC TGGGAATTACAGACGGCACCCATACGAGACAGGAGCAGCGTGCAGCAAATGCAATGGCGAGCAGTGCACTGACAACCTGTGTC GAAACACCGAGCGTGACAAAGTCATTA GTAACTCCAGGTGGCACCCAGCCTGGGACAGACCTGCCTGTGATGAGTTCTGCATCTCCGTGGTTGTTTTAAGGCTGTTACTACTTATTCTGACAATCGTAGCCACTTGGATCCTACCCAAATACTGGTCCATTGTACCTGCCACCAAGTAA